A section of the Scleropages formosus chromosome 16, fSclFor1.1, whole genome shotgun sequence genome encodes:
- the snrpb2 gene encoding U2 small nuclear ribonucleoprotein B'' isoform X2: MDIRPNHTIYINNLNDKIKKEELKRSLYALFSQFGQIIDIVALKTMKMRGQAFVVFKEVASSTNALRQLQGFPFYNKPMRIQYAKTDSEIILKTRAMFAEKQKKKEKNAQLQASGITKRLSAQALDNPPNYILFLNNLPEETNEIMLSMLFSQFPGFKEVRLVPSRHDIAFVEFENECQAGTARDALQGFRITSSCAMKITYAKK, translated from the exons ATGGACATAAGGCCAAACCACACCATCtatataaacaatttaaatgataaaattaaaaaggaag AACTGAAGCGATCTCTTTATGCCCTGTTCTCTCAGTTTGGGCAGATCATTGATATTGTTGCTCTAAAGACAATGAAGATGAGAGGGCAGGCGTTTGTGGTCTTTAAGGAGGTTGCCTCTTCTACAAATGCACTCCGGCAATTGCAGGGATTCCCCTTTTATAACAAGCCAATG AGAATTCAGTATGCAAAGACTGACTCCGAGATCATTTTGAAAACACGAGCCATGtttgctgaaaagcagaaaaagaaagagaagaacgCTCAACTGCAGGCATCAGGCATAACTAAAAGGCTATCTGCACAG GCTCTTGACAATCCACCTAACTACATTTTATTCCTCAACAATCTACCggaagaaacaaatgaaattatGCTCTCTATGCTTTTCAGTCA ATTCCCTGGTTTTAAGGAGGTGAGACTGGTGCCAAGCAGGCATGACATTGCCTTTGTAGAGTTTGAGAATGAGTGCCAGGCTGGAACAGCAAGGGATGCTCTTCAGGGTTTCCGTATAACTTCCAGCTGTGCAATGAAGATAACCTATGCCAAAAAGTAA
- the snrpb2 gene encoding U2 small nuclear ribonucleoprotein B'' isoform X1, which yields MDIRPNHTIYINNLNDKIKKEELKRSLYALFSQFGQIIDIVALKTMKMRGQAFVVFKEVASSTNALRQLQGFPFYNKPMRIQYAKTDSEIILKTRAMFAEKQKKKEKNAQLQASGITKRLSAQGSMTIELNPVPAQPALDNPPNYILFLNNLPEETNEIMLSMLFSQFPGFKEVRLVPSRHDIAFVEFENECQAGTARDALQGFRITSSCAMKITYAKK from the exons ATGGACATAAGGCCAAACCACACCATCtatataaacaatttaaatgataaaattaaaaaggaag AACTGAAGCGATCTCTTTATGCCCTGTTCTCTCAGTTTGGGCAGATCATTGATATTGTTGCTCTAAAGACAATGAAGATGAGAGGGCAGGCGTTTGTGGTCTTTAAGGAGGTTGCCTCTTCTACAAATGCACTCCGGCAATTGCAGGGATTCCCCTTTTATAACAAGCCAATG AGAATTCAGTATGCAAAGACTGACTCCGAGATCATTTTGAAAACACGAGCCATGtttgctgaaaagcagaaaaagaaagagaagaacgCTCAACTGCAGGCATCAGGCATAACTAAAAGGCTATCTGCACAG GGATCCATGACCATAGAGTTAAATCCTGTCCCAGCTCAGCCG GCTCTTGACAATCCACCTAACTACATTTTATTCCTCAACAATCTACCggaagaaacaaatgaaattatGCTCTCTATGCTTTTCAGTCA ATTCCCTGGTTTTAAGGAGGTGAGACTGGTGCCAAGCAGGCATGACATTGCCTTTGTAGAGTTTGAGAATGAGTGCCAGGCTGGAACAGCAAGGGATGCTCTTCAGGGTTTCCGTATAACTTCCAGCTGTGCAATGAAGATAACCTATGCCAAAAAGTAA